In the genome of Ignavibacteriales bacterium, one region contains:
- a CDS encoding OadG family protein, which produces MLLGLLLQIVTDSSAATVHKNSDLFREIDPLGIGMTVIGYVVVFMALLLLYAVFFNLSKVMQLNLKRLLRREGKSEEIKDEQEISGEVNAAIAMAIHLYYAEIHDKEDTVLTINKVSRTYSPWSSKIYGLRQHPR; this is translated from the coding sequence ATGTTGCTAGGATTATTACTTCAAATTGTTACTGACTCTTCTGCAGCGACTGTCCATAAAAATTCTGATTTGTTCAGGGAGATTGATCCTTTAGGAATTGGAATGACAGTGATCGGATATGTAGTTGTCTTTATGGCACTGTTATTACTTTATGCGGTGTTCTTTAACCTGTCAAAAGTAATGCAGTTAAACCTGAAAAGACTGTTACGCCGGGAAGGAAAATCAGAAGAAATAAAAGATGAACAGGAAATTTCAGGCGAAGTGAATGCTGCAATAGCAATGGCTATTCATCTTTACTATGCTGAGATTCATGACAAAGAAGACACGGTACTAACAATTAATAAAGTGTCAAGAACATATTCTCCGTGGAGTTCAAAAATTTACGGACTAAGACAGCATCCCAGATAA
- a CDS encoding sodium ion-translocating decarboxylase subunit beta, whose translation MGQLFDFMAHGFDQFFKYTAFPHFTIGHIVMLAVGLSFIYLAIAKEYEPLLLVPIGFGILVGNIPFLQGANLQIGIYEPGSVMSYLYFGVLKGIYPPLIFLGIGAMTDFSALLSNPKLLLLGAAAQLGIFGAYMIALYLGFLPEQAAAIGIIGGADGPTAIFLSSKLAPELVGAIAISAYSYMALVPVIQPPIMRLLTNDKERRIRMKPPRSVSKTEKILFPILGLLLTTLIVPSAMPLLGMLFFGNILKESGVTKRLADTAKGALIDIVTILIGLTVGASTQATTFLTANSIGIFILGAVSFMIATTGGIVFAKVMNLFLKEGNKINPLIGNAGVSAVPDSARVSQVIGLEYDKTNHLLMHAMAPNVAGVIGSAVAAGILLSFFMG comes from the coding sequence ATGGGACAACTATTCGATTTTATGGCTCACGGTTTCGATCAATTTTTTAAGTACACCGCCTTTCCGCATTTTACTATTGGGCATATTGTGATGTTAGCTGTTGGATTGTCATTCATCTATCTGGCAATAGCAAAAGAATATGAACCATTACTACTTGTACCAATTGGTTTTGGAATATTGGTTGGAAATATTCCGTTCCTTCAAGGCGCTAATTTGCAGATAGGAATATATGAACCCGGCAGTGTAATGAGTTATTTATACTTCGGGGTTTTAAAGGGAATTTACCCGCCATTAATTTTTCTGGGTATAGGTGCAATGACAGATTTTTCTGCGTTGCTCTCAAATCCTAAGTTGTTGTTGTTAGGCGCTGCCGCACAACTTGGTATTTTTGGCGCGTATATGATAGCATTGTATCTCGGATTTCTTCCAGAACAAGCTGCTGCAATTGGTATTATTGGCGGCGCCGATGGTCCTACCGCAATTTTTCTTTCATCAAAGTTAGCGCCGGAACTTGTTGGAGCAATTGCAATTTCAGCTTACTCTTACATGGCTTTGGTTCCTGTTATTCAACCTCCTATAATGCGGTTGTTAACAAATGATAAAGAACGAAGAATAAGAATGAAACCTCCCCGTTCAGTTTCTAAAACTGAAAAAATCCTTTTCCCTATACTTGGATTATTACTCACAACTTTAATTGTTCCAAGTGCAATGCCTCTCTTAGGGATGTTATTCTTCGGAAATATTCTTAAAGAAAGCGGTGTAACAAAAAGACTGGCTGACACTGCAAAGGGTGCGTTGATAGATATCGTTACAATCCTGATTGGATTGACTGTAGGCGCATCAACACAGGCGACTACATTTCTGACAGCGAATTCGATAGGAATTTTTATACTTGGTGCGGTTTCATTTATGATTGCAACAACCGGTGGTATCGTGTTCGCCAAAGTTATGAACCTCTTTTTAAAAGAAGGAAACAAGATTAATCCCCTTATTGGAAATGCCGGAGTTTCGGCAGTTCCCGACAGCGCAAGAGTTTCGCAAGTAATAGGACTAGAATATGATAAAACCAATCATCTG
- a CDS encoding biotin/lipoyl-binding protein has protein sequence MKNFKFTIQGNKYDVNIINVEDNIAEIEVNGATYKVEVDKVIAQTKTPKLVRSVAVPSSESVPSQQKTSSPAAPKGAGFVKSPLPGVILGVHVREGDAIKVGTKLITLEAMKMENNINADKDGVIKSIKVRQGDSVLEGDILIEIGA, from the coding sequence ATGAAAAATTTTAAATTTACGATACAGGGCAATAAATATGACGTTAACATTATCAATGTTGAAGATAACATTGCCGAAATTGAAGTTAACGGAGCTACTTACAAAGTTGAAGTCGATAAAGTTATCGCTCAAACTAAAACTCCTAAGCTTGTCAGATCAGTTGCGGTTCCATCAAGTGAATCCGTACCTTCACAACAAAAGACGAGTTCTCCTGCGGCTCCTAAAGGCGCGGGATTTGTAAAATCACCACTACCTGGGGTTATACTCGGTGTTCATGTACGTGAAGGTGACGCAATAAAAGTCGGCACAAAACTTATCACGCTTGAAGCGATGAAGATGGAAAACAATATCAACGCTGATAAAGATGGTGTTATAAAATCAATAAAAGTCAGACAAGGTGATTCAGTTCTTGAAGGCGATATTCTAATTGAAATCGGAGCTTGA